A segment of the Acidimicrobiales bacterium genome:
GCGCCCTGGTCGCCGCCGTCCACGAGCGGGTCCCCACCGCCCGCCTGCCGCGCGCGGCCGATCGGGCGCGCCTGGTCCTGCCACCGCCCCAGACCCGGCGGGCGGGGAGGCCCGCTCGACGGCACCCGCTGCCACCTCCCGCTCGTCGGGCCGGCGGCGACGCGTCCGAGGTGCCGGCAGACCCGGTGAGGCCCGGCGCCCGCGGGCCCGGCCGAGCCTCCGAGAGACGGCGGGGCGCTTCCGTGGCGGCCGCCCTCGGCGGGGGTCTCACCCTGGTCGCCGCCGTCGCCGGCCTTCGCCTGCTCGGCGGCCGGGCGGGCGGCCGGCCCATCACGCTGCCAGCCGCATCGGCCCCGGCCGGGCGGCTGCATGCGGAGGCACAGCGTGACACCGGCGGCCCGGTGGGCGACGGCACCGATCGAGGGCCGGCGGCGGTGCGGGTGTGGCCTCCGGAGCCACCCGACTTCCGTGATGGCGTCCTCACCGTCGCCGGGGCCCGGTACGCGCTGGGCCGGCCCGGCGACCTCGTCGTGCTGGGAGACTGGGGGTGCGCCGGGCGGCGCACCCCCGCCCTGTTGCGGCCCAGTACGGGCCAGGTCTTCGCGTTCGACACCTGGCCAGACGAGGGCCGGGATGCCGTGGCCCGGATGGTGGGCACGGTGCCGGGCGGCAGCGGCCTGCGCGCCATGGACGCCGACGGCGACGGCTGCGACGACATGGAGGTGACCCGGCCGGGCGCAGCGCCGGTCCGCCTGGAGCCGGCCGCGTGACGCCGCCGCGCGCCCGCCGCCGCGCCGCCGGGGCGCCGGCCGGCGGACGGCGACGAGCGGCCGCCGTCGCCCGCATGGTCGCCTGGACGTTGTTGCTCGCCGCCGCCCTGGCGTCGCTGCACCGGACCGGCGGCGCCCTGGCGCCTCCACCCCTTACCGACGCCGGGCGGCTCGGCGGATGGCTCGACGAGCGGCAGCCGGCCGAGGCCGCCATTGCCGTGTTCCGCCTGCTGGCGCTGGCCATGGGCTGGTACCTGCTGGCCGTGACCCTGGCCGGCGCCGCAGCCCGTCTCACACGAGTGGCGCCACTGGTCCGAACCACCGATGCGGTCACGGTGCCGTTCGTGCGCCGGATGGTCAACGGAGCCCTCGGCGTCTCGATCGCAGCTGCCACCGTGACCGGGATGGGCGGCATGGCGGCAGCCGACGACGAGCCGGGCACCGGCCGGCAACCGGCGGCGCCAGAGATCATGCGCCGCCTGCCCGACGCCGGCCCGGGAAGCCCGGCGTCGCCGCCCGGCGCCACCGCCCCGTCTCCGGGCGCCGGCCCCGGGGCAACCCCCGAGGCAACCCCCGAGGTCATGCGCCGCCTGCCCGACGCCGCTCCCCGGAGCGCGCCGCCGCCGCCCGACGCCGCCGCGTCTTCGGGCGCCGCGCCGCCGACGACCGCCCCGGCGCACGCATCCTCCGCCCATTCGCCCGACGCCGACCGACCGAACCCGGCCTCGCCTCCCGACGCCGACCTACGGGCCGCGGCCAGACCGCCTGATGGCGGCGCTGGCGCGGCGGAACCGGCGCGGGACGGGGAAGCCGGTCCCACACCCACGACGGCGGACCCCGGTCCCCCCCCACGCATGCGCCGGCTGCCGGCACCGGCGACCGACCCTGCCGACCCCGTCCCGGCACCGCCGCGGGCGGTGGCGCCGACCCCCGCACCGACGGCGCCGGACGCCGCCGCCCCGCCGTCCGGGCGCACGTGGCCGGTCCGGCCCGGCGACCACTTCTGGTCGATCGCCGAGCGCGTGCTGGCCGAGACGTGGCCCGACGAGCCGACCGACGCCGAGGTGGACCTGTACTGGCGCGCCCTGGTCGCCGCCAACACCGAGCTCCTCCGGGACCGCGACAACCCCGATCTCCTGTTCCCGGGCCAGGTCATCGCCGTCCCGCCGGCCCCGCCGGCACCGAGCGGTACCCGCTGACGCGAACTGCGGACCGGGCGGGGCCGCTACTTGGAGGCCGTGGTGGTGGTGACGGCGGCGGTCGTCGTGGTCGTGGCCGCCCCCCCGTCGCCGCCGGCTCCGGGCGCCGGCTCCTCGCCGCATCCGGTGATGCCCGCCGCCCGCAGCTTCTGGTCGGTGGCGGTGAAGGGATCCACGCCGGTGTCGAAGAGGTTCTTGGCCGCCTCGGGGCTGTTGGTCGCGCCGGCGAGCGTGCGCCGGTCGATCTGGATCTGGTCGAGGGCCGAGTCGTACGCGTCCTCGAGGTCCTTGGGCGGCTCCAGCTTCTTGAAGCCGGCGACCGCCCGGTCGAGCAGGGGGAGGATCTTCGTATAGAAGGTCTGCATCTGATCGGGCGTGAACGAGATGCTGACGGGCAGCGTGTCGGCGAGCTTCTTGACGTCGGCATCGAGCTTGGCGCAGACGGCGTTGCCCTTGGTGGTCAGCTCGGCCGCCGTGAGACGCTTCTCGTCGCCGCCGCAGGCGGCCAGCGACATCCCCCCGGCCAGCAGCGCCAGCCCGAGCCCCACCGCCCGCTTGCCCACCGCTCGCCACCTCCCGAGGATCACCGGCGGGTACGGTAACCCACGGCGTGCCCGGCGATGGTGCACCACCGGCGCGGCGCCCCGGCCCGCTCACCGCAGGCGGAGGGCGACCTCGTTGCCGAGCAGGCGCCCGGCGGGCGTCAGGACCACCCGGTCCCCTCGTCGCTCCACCAGGCCGGCCAGCGTGGCCAGATCCTCCGGCGCGAATGCGTCGGCGGGCACGCCTTCGCGGGTGCGCAGCGCCAGCTGCAACCGCTCCCGCCGGCGTTCCTCGGGCCCGAGCATCTCCCCCGCCGCCTCCACCGAGCGGCCCTGGCGCACGCGCTCGATGTAGCGCTCGGGCGCGCGCACGTTCCACCACCTGCGGCCGTCCTGGTGGGAGTGGGCGGCACAGCCGATCCCCCGGTAGCTGGCCTGCGACCAGTACAGGACGTTGTGCCGGCACTCGTGGCCGGGCCGCGCCCAGTTGGAGATCTCGTAGGAGTGGAGGCCGGCGCGGGACAGGGCCTGGTCGGCGGCCAGGTACTTGGCCGCCTGGTCGTCGCCGTCGGGATGGCGGCGCCGGTCGGAGGCGAGCGGCGTCCCGGGCTCGACGGTCAGCGCGTAGGCGCTCACGTGCGGCGGGCC
Coding sequences within it:
- the hemW gene encoding radical SAM family heme chaperone HemW, with the translated sequence MHVPFCARRCDYCAFATWADRAALMGDYARACVDEIGAAALQPASSLFFGGGTPSLLPAELLVSMVTAVALAPGAEVTVECNPDDLSADLLAAYRAAGVTRISLGVQSTQPHVLAALGRTHDPTAAHRAARMVADAGFASWSVDLIFGAAGESEADWAATLDAALGFGPPHVSAYALTVEPGTPLASDRRRHPDGDDQAAKYLAADQALSRAGLHSYEISNWARPGHECRHNVLYWSQASYRGIGCAAHSHQDGRRWWNVRAPERYIERVRQGRSVEAAGEMLGPEERRRERLQLALRTREGVPADAFAPEDLATLAGLVERRGDRVVLTPAGRLLGNEVALRLR